From the Pectobacterium carotovorum genome, one window contains:
- a CDS encoding LysR family transcriptional regulator yields MHSTEIRYFLVVATTGSLSAASQHLFVAVSAISRQIQRLEERIGVPLFERHARGMVLNDAGRILENHVRKSMMDMDAAVAEIQGLKASRRALLRIGCTEGMAFDLLPTLFARFRQHDPDTTFALKVDSAMQVSQMIRNGEVDIALQFALAPEQGVNVELALPAPLMLLMSDDHPLAQQSIQLADLHPFPLALPESSTTLRQLFDLSCRMNGTFLEPTLCCNNFTTLYYYAMSTPGAVTACSFYSVMYKCLQQPMRLKPLNIKQLDQRSLQIQTLAGKAHAPQQQAFLDFMVAELRQGEAYYLSQVAES; encoded by the coding sequence GTGCACAGCACCGAGATTCGTTATTTTCTGGTGGTCGCCACTACTGGTTCGCTTAGCGCCGCCAGTCAGCACCTGTTTGTGGCCGTTTCTGCAATCAGTCGTCAAATCCAGCGGCTGGAGGAGCGCATCGGCGTACCACTGTTCGAGCGTCACGCGCGTGGCATGGTGTTAAACGATGCCGGACGCATTCTGGAAAACCATGTGCGCAAGAGCATGATGGACATGGATGCTGCCGTGGCGGAGATTCAGGGGCTGAAAGCCAGCCGTCGGGCACTGCTGCGCATCGGCTGTACGGAAGGGATGGCGTTTGATCTGCTGCCGACGCTGTTTGCGCGTTTTCGTCAGCATGACCCGGATACCACCTTTGCGCTGAAGGTGGACTCGGCGATGCAGGTGTCCCAGATGATCCGCAATGGTGAAGTGGATATTGCACTCCAGTTTGCGCTGGCGCCTGAACAGGGGGTGAATGTGGAACTGGCGCTGCCTGCACCGCTGATGCTGTTGATGTCTGACGATCATCCGCTGGCGCAGCAGTCTATTCAACTGGCGGACCTGCATCCTTTCCCGCTGGCCTTGCCGGAATCCTCAACCACGCTGCGCCAGCTGTTTGACCTCTCGTGCCGCATGAACGGCACCTTTCTGGAGCCGACGCTGTGCTGCAACAACTTCACCACGCTTTATTACTATGCGATGAGCACGCCGGGGGCGGTCACTGCCTGTAGTTTCTATTCCGTGATGTACAAGTGCTTACAGCAACCGATGCGCCTGAAACCGCTGAATATTAAGCAGCTTGACCAGCGTTCGCTTCAAATCCAAACGCTGGCAGGCAAAGCGCACGCGCCCCAGCAGCAGGCTTTTCTGGATTTCATGGTGGCGGAGCTGCGTCAGGGGGAAGCGTATTACCTGAGTCAGGTGGCGGAAAGCTAA
- a CDS encoding M20 family metallopeptidase, which produces MTSADLIRIACERFDRGEFKQTLARRIAHASESQKAGNQLALNRYLTDEIQPALQAMGFSVRQITSSDERHPPFLLAERIEDPSLPTVLSYGHGDVVFGDEENWRDGLTPWELVEEGNHWYGRGSADNKGQHSINLMALEQVFQARGQRLGFNCKLLFEMGEEIGSPGLAELCQQHKQALAADIFIASDGPRLSAEHPTLFLGSRGCVNFRLRIKAREQAYHSGNWGGLLSNPGTQLANAVASLVDGQGRMKIDALLPPPLTPALREILSTIDPAGSEGDPAIDENWGEDGLTPAERLFGWNTLEVLSFITGNPSKPVNAIPADATAICQLRFVVGTDWPHLAQHVRQHLDQHGFTQVDVEVLNTSPATRFNPEDPLVNWTLALMQHISGKQPALLPNLGGSLPNDVFADILGLPTLWIPHSYPACGQHAVNEHLLKSVAREGLAIMTGLFWELGEQGDTLLEEHREYANQR; this is translated from the coding sequence ATGACCAGCGCAGACCTTATTCGTATCGCCTGTGAACGTTTCGATCGCGGAGAATTTAAACAGACGTTGGCTCGGCGTATTGCCCACGCCAGCGAGAGCCAGAAAGCCGGTAACCAGCTCGCGCTGAACCGCTATCTGACCGATGAGATCCAACCCGCGTTGCAGGCAATGGGGTTCAGCGTAAGACAGATTACCTCATCGGACGAACGGCATCCTCCTTTTCTGCTGGCCGAACGCATTGAAGACCCCAGCCTGCCGACCGTGCTGTCTTACGGCCACGGTGATGTGGTTTTCGGTGATGAAGAAAACTGGCGCGATGGGCTAACGCCGTGGGAACTGGTGGAGGAAGGCAACCACTGGTACGGGCGCGGCAGCGCCGATAACAAAGGCCAGCACAGCATTAACCTGATGGCGCTGGAGCAGGTGTTTCAGGCTCGTGGGCAGCGTTTAGGCTTCAACTGCAAACTGCTGTTCGAGATGGGGGAAGAAATTGGCTCACCGGGGCTGGCCGAGCTGTGCCAACAGCACAAACAAGCGCTGGCGGCCGATATCTTTATCGCCTCCGACGGACCGCGCCTCAGCGCAGAGCACCCGACGCTGTTCCTCGGCTCTCGCGGCTGCGTCAATTTCCGCTTGCGCATCAAGGCACGCGAGCAGGCTTACCACTCTGGCAACTGGGGCGGGCTGTTAAGCAATCCGGGCACCCAGTTGGCGAACGCTGTCGCCAGTCTGGTCGACGGGCAAGGACGGATGAAGATCGACGCCCTGCTCCCTCCACCGTTGACGCCCGCGCTGCGCGAAATCCTCAGCACCATCGATCCCGCCGGCAGTGAGGGCGATCCGGCGATTGATGAAAACTGGGGCGAAGACGGTCTCACGCCTGCCGAACGGCTATTTGGCTGGAACACGCTGGAAGTGCTGTCGTTCATTACCGGCAACCCGAGCAAGCCGGTGAACGCGATTCCCGCCGACGCGACGGCGATTTGCCAACTGCGTTTTGTGGTCGGCACCGACTGGCCGCATCTGGCGCAACATGTGCGCCAACACCTCGACCAGCACGGCTTTACGCAGGTGGACGTTGAGGTGCTTAACACGTCTCCGGCGACGCGCTTTAACCCGGAAGACCCGCTGGTGAACTGGACGCTGGCACTGATGCAGCACATCAGCGGCAAACAGCCCGCGTTGTTACCGAATTTGGGCGGCTCGCTGCCCAATGACGTTTTCGCCGACATCCTCGGTCTGCCAACGCTGTGGATCCCCCACTCCTATCCGGCGTGCGGCCAGCACGCGGTCAACGAACATCTGCTGAAATCCGTCGCCCGCGAAGGATTAGCGATCATGACTGGATTGTTCTGGGAACTGGGGGAGCAAGGAGATACGCTATTAGAAGAACACCGAGAATATGCGAATCAGAGGTGA
- a CDS encoding helix-turn-helix domain-containing protein, which yields MVDKRLLNIQSMIQRQHAAGTASDVDLDAINRLVAESQKTESRASMDASRVRAIREREKISQSQLAGIINMSANSVQKWERGVSAPTGAALRILEVIERKGLSAIL from the coding sequence ATGGTTGATAAGCGCTTATTAAATATACAGAGTATGATTCAGCGTCAACATGCCGCAGGTACGGCCAGTGACGTTGATCTTGACGCTATCAATCGCTTGGTAGCTGAAAGTCAAAAAACGGAATCACGCGCCAGCATGGACGCGAGCAGAGTGCGAGCCATCCGTGAGCGTGAAAAAATTAGTCAAAGCCAACTAGCTGGCATCATTAATATGTCGGCCAACAGCGTTCAGAAATGGGAACGTGGAGTAAGCGCACCAACGGGTGCGGCGTTACGAATACTGGAGGTCATCGAGAGAAAAGGCTTAAGTGCTATTCTTTGA
- a CDS encoding type II toxin-antitoxin system RelE/ParE family toxin translates to MVVITIVISGIFYGKSMGQKRIFVERHYDKSRRKSGITDQQLRDIAADIIDHPDKGGLGGGVYKKRVATRLGKRGGARTIVAYHREGKVFFFEGWEKNTVSTRGKEIPDDVLAAFKIASTVFKNKSDADLETDLKNKELVEVING, encoded by the coding sequence ATGGTAGTTATTACCATAGTAATATCGGGCATTTTTTATGGGAAAAGCATGGGACAAAAAAGGATTTTTGTTGAGCGTCACTACGATAAATCTCGTAGAAAATCAGGCATAACCGATCAACAGTTACGTGATATTGCGGCAGACATTATTGATCATCCAGATAAAGGAGGCCTCGGTGGTGGTGTTTATAAAAAGCGCGTGGCTACCCGTTTGGGTAAACGCGGTGGTGCCCGGACAATAGTGGCTTATCATCGAGAAGGTAAGGTGTTTTTCTTTGAAGGATGGGAGAAAAACACGGTATCAACGCGTGGGAAAGAAATTCCCGATGATGTATTGGCGGCTTTTAAAATTGCGTCAACGGTGTTTAAAAATAAATCTGATGCCGATCTCGAAACAGACCTTAAAAACAAAGAGCTTGTTGAGGTGATAAATGGTTGA
- a CDS encoding MetQ/NlpA family ABC transporter substrate-binding protein, with protein sequence MRLKKLIPLMLALGISQAYAADSGKEITIGVSPGPYGDMVTKAIKPEMVKKGYEVKVREFSDYIQPNLALSNNSIDANLFQNRRYLDRFSADKGLKLAEVITVPTASMGFYSNKVRSLNELKAGDIVTLPNDPSNLARSLDFLQKYGLIKINPEITPTKASLRDITENPKGLVFKPLEAAQLPRALGGVTGSLINANFAISAGLNLSDAIQLDVLPEDLKNMIVVRAEDADKPFAQDLKAAVQSPEFAAFFEDKNSMFHAFQKPEWMKKGAPSE encoded by the coding sequence ATGCGATTGAAAAAACTCATTCCACTCATGCTGGCGCTGGGTATCTCTCAGGCTTATGCAGCAGATTCAGGCAAAGAAATCACCATCGGCGTCTCGCCGGGGCCGTATGGCGATATGGTCACGAAAGCGATCAAGCCGGAAATGGTGAAAAAAGGCTACGAGGTAAAAGTGCGCGAATTCAGCGACTACATCCAGCCGAACCTGGCGCTGTCGAACAACAGTATCGACGCCAACCTGTTCCAAAACCGCCGCTATCTTGACCGTTTCAGTGCGGATAAAGGGCTGAAACTGGCGGAAGTGATCACCGTGCCGACGGCCAGCATGGGCTTTTACTCCAACAAAGTCCGCTCCCTGAATGAGCTAAAAGCGGGTGATATCGTCACGCTGCCAAACGATCCGTCAAATCTGGCACGTTCGCTGGATTTTCTGCAAAAATACGGCCTAATCAAGATCAATCCAGAGATTACGCCGACGAAAGCCTCGCTGCGCGATATCACCGAAAACCCGAAAGGGCTGGTCTTTAAGCCGCTGGAAGCGGCACAACTGCCACGTGCATTGGGTGGCGTAACCGGCTCGCTGATTAACGCCAACTTCGCGATTTCCGCTGGTCTGAATCTGTCTGACGCGATTCAACTGGATGTGCTGCCGGAAGATCTGAAAAACATGATCGTCGTGCGTGCGGAAGATGCCGATAAACCGTTCGCTCAGGATTTGAAAGCCGCCGTTCAATCTCCGGAATTCGCCGCGTTCTTTGAAGACAAAAACTCCATGTTCCACGCGTTCCAGAAACCGGAGTGGATGAAGAAAGGCGCGCCATCCGAGTAA
- the menC gene encoding o-succinylbenzoate synthase encodes MKIDKIVLRKMKMALKTPFTTSFATQTEKHFSIAEVHAGGQIGYGDCSAISLPFYNEETNVTAWHIMRDFLIPMIKQAGDIEHPSQVRDIFAPVKRNNCAKAAIEGGIWDAYAKIKGVPLHQLLGGVRDKVEAGVSIGIQDTPDKLVSVVDNFLNEGYKRIKIKIKPGKDYDYILALRQAFGNITLMVDANSAYTLDDIDFFKRIDQFNLLMIEQPLAHDDIIDHRKLQAAVNTPICLDESIASVEDARKAIELGSAKIINIKVARVGGITETKLIHDYCQAHNIPVWCGGMLDTAVGKAHNIAVSTLPNFIYAHDIPPSSRYWHEDFMLPFVELDKDSCVAVPNKPGIGFDINPELYEKYCYGQETFLF; translated from the coding sequence ATGAAAATAGACAAAATTGTATTAAGAAAAATGAAAATGGCGCTGAAAACACCATTTACTACCAGCTTTGCGACGCAGACGGAGAAACACTTTTCCATCGCGGAAGTTCACGCTGGCGGACAGATTGGTTACGGCGATTGCTCGGCTATTTCTCTACCGTTTTATAACGAAGAAACCAACGTCACCGCCTGGCATATTATGCGTGACTTCCTGATCCCGATGATTAAGCAGGCTGGGGATATAGAGCATCCTTCGCAGGTGCGCGATATTTTCGCCCCGGTAAAGCGTAATAACTGCGCCAAAGCGGCAATCGAAGGCGGTATTTGGGATGCTTACGCGAAGATAAAAGGCGTACCGCTGCATCAATTATTGGGCGGCGTACGGGATAAAGTCGAAGCGGGTGTGAGTATTGGTATTCAGGACACGCCCGATAAATTAGTCAGCGTGGTCGATAATTTCCTGAATGAAGGCTACAAACGCATCAAAATAAAGATCAAGCCGGGAAAAGATTACGACTATATTCTGGCACTGCGTCAGGCGTTTGGTAATATTACGCTGATGGTGGATGCCAATTCCGCCTACACGTTGGATGACATCGATTTCTTTAAGCGCATTGATCAATTCAATCTGCTGATGATCGAGCAGCCGCTGGCGCACGACGACATTATCGACCATCGCAAACTTCAGGCGGCGGTGAATACACCTATCTGTCTGGATGAAAGTATTGCGTCGGTAGAAGACGCGCGTAAGGCGATCGAACTGGGCAGCGCCAAAATCATCAATATTAAAGTCGCGCGCGTGGGCGGTATTACTGAAACCAAGCTGATTCATGACTACTGTCAGGCGCACAATATTCCGGTGTGGTGCGGCGGTATGCTGGATACGGCGGTCGGTAAAGCGCACAACATTGCGGTGTCAACGCTGCCGAACTTTATCTACGCGCACGATATTCCGCCATCTTCCCGTTACTGGCATGAAGACTTCATGCTGCCGTTTGTCGAATTAGACAAAGACAGCTGTGTCGCGGTGCCAAATAAACCGGGAATCGGCTTCGATATTAACCCTGAACTGTACGAAAAATATTGCTACGGACAGGAAACCTTTTTGTTTTAA
- a CDS encoding methionine ABC transporter permease encodes MAELWGELVFAFGETFTMVCISTLCAVIFGLPLGIAIYVTDRHLFWQNRFIYLVSTVLVNIIRSIPFVILLVLLLPLTQFLLGNTIGPVAAAVPMSVAAIAFYARLVDSALREVDPGIVEAAEAFGASPTRIIGTVLLPEALAGLLRGLTITLVSLIGYSAMAGIVGGGGVGDLAIRFGYYRYETEVMVVTVIALVVLVQVVQTLGDRLSRRANKRERR; translated from the coding sequence ATGGCTGAGTTATGGGGTGAATTAGTTTTTGCCTTCGGTGAAACCTTCACGATGGTGTGTATTTCAACGCTGTGTGCGGTGATATTCGGCCTGCCGTTAGGTATCGCGATTTATGTGACCGATCGTCATTTATTCTGGCAGAACCGTTTTATCTATCTGGTCTCGACCGTGCTGGTGAATATTATCCGCTCGATCCCGTTTGTGATCCTGCTGGTGCTGCTGTTGCCATTAACGCAGTTTCTGCTGGGGAACACGATAGGGCCAGTGGCCGCGGCGGTGCCGATGTCTGTCGCGGCGATTGCCTTTTATGCTCGACTGGTGGATTCCGCGCTGCGCGAAGTCGATCCCGGCATTGTGGAGGCGGCAGAAGCGTTTGGTGCCAGCCCGACGCGCATTATCGGAACCGTGCTGTTACCGGAAGCGCTGGCAGGATTATTACGTGGCCTGACGATCACGCTGGTCAGCCTGATTGGTTACTCGGCAATGGCCGGAATTGTCGGCGGCGGCGGCGTGGGCGATCTGGCGATCCGCTTCGGCTATTACCGTTATGAAACCGAAGTCATGGTGGTGACCGTGATTGCGCTGGTGGTGCTGGTGCAGGTCGTGCAAACGCTGGGTGATAGGCTATCGCGACGAGCGAATAAGCGCGAACGCCGCTAA
- a CDS encoding methionine ABC transporter ATP-binding protein, protein MIRLENVSVDFPAGKAAQSRAVNNVNLTIQQGEVFGIVGTSGAGKSTLLRTINLLQRPTEGRVFLGDTLISDASGRELRQHRQRIGMIFQHFNLMHTRNVYDNVAFSLRAAGKSKEEIASRVPEILALVGLQDKGTSYPAQLSGGQKQRVGIARAIANHPEVLLCDEPTSALDLETSASILALLKSINVRLGITIVLISHEMSVIKSICQRMAVMTGGNIVEEGDVFTIFSSPQHAYTKQLVSHTSPIELPERFKQNNKGVLLKILFADDSVEQPILSDVAQQFQVSVNILHGNIEYINDRALGHIIAQLSYRDDPTADNLAAAIAYIRQNTFGVEVING, encoded by the coding sequence ATGATTCGGTTAGAAAACGTGAGCGTTGATTTTCCCGCCGGCAAAGCAGCACAGTCCAGAGCGGTAAACAACGTCAACCTGACCATTCAACAGGGTGAAGTTTTTGGGATTGTCGGCACCAGCGGCGCGGGGAAAAGTACGCTGCTGCGGACGATCAATTTATTGCAGCGGCCGACCGAAGGACGCGTGTTTCTGGGCGATACGCTGATTAGCGATGCGTCCGGCCGCGAACTGCGCCAGCATCGGCAGCGCATCGGGATGATATTCCAGCATTTTAATCTGATGCATACTCGCAATGTGTATGACAACGTGGCGTTCAGCCTGCGTGCCGCGGGTAAGAGCAAAGAAGAAATCGCCTCGCGCGTGCCGGAAATTTTGGCGCTGGTCGGGTTGCAGGACAAAGGAACATCTTATCCAGCGCAGCTGAGCGGCGGGCAGAAACAGCGTGTTGGCATTGCTCGCGCCATCGCCAACCACCCCGAAGTGCTGCTGTGTGATGAACCGACCTCGGCGCTGGATCTGGAAACGTCGGCGTCTATCCTGGCGCTATTGAAAAGCATCAATGTCCGATTAGGTATCACGATCGTGCTTATCTCCCACGAAATGAGCGTGATTAAAAGTATTTGTCAGCGCATGGCGGTGATGACAGGTGGAAATATTGTGGAAGAAGGCGACGTCTTTACGATCTTCTCCTCACCGCAACACGCCTACACCAAACAGCTGGTTAGCCATACCAGCCCGATCGAATTACCGGAACGCTTTAAGCAGAACAACAAAGGTGTCTTGCTGAAAATACTCTTTGCCGATGATTCGGTAGAGCAGCCCATATTATCCGACGTTGCACAGCAATTTCAGGTATCGGTAAATATTCTGCACGGCAATATTGAATACATTAACGATCGCGCACTGGGGCATATTATCGCCCAGCTTTCATACCGTGACGATCCTACGGCGGATAACCTCGCGGCCGCTATTGCTTATATTCGACAGAATACCTTTGGGGTGGAGGTCATCAATGGCTGA
- a CDS encoding phosphatase PAP2 family protein, with protein sequence MRYRSMLLPATKVLPALNVLPAIKLLPVASLFLLPLSGFAATSEPDNASISAIVDTTTQASNRPHVIELEQSIQAALRKAIQGDAPQLTRAQLDQAKETPQMADIDWLNNSGYDFAVKANQQAGIALLESFSHLSTDVLQQNMAIVTRINREATTGQREQALVDAEGQGYLYYLADALGPRLGKVFINAYNHGEIRKAAVLLKLSAVSTSAAKQHFNYPRPFLQPNNTIHLVPDTAVIGDNKPYTASGGAFPSGHTNTGYTDALLLAEMLPERFVPLIDRGALYGYSRIVLGVHYPLDVIGSRMLAERNVAHYLNDPQYRRLFEQAKTELRSALEKACGTTLSACAKSAPQDDPYAAPEMKTFYRYTMTYGLPAQPGTASPVSVPEGAEVLLDPVLPHLSVAQRRNLMVKTALADGYPLSGAPGDKGTQNFWQRLNLHDAVQLALRR encoded by the coding sequence ATGCGTTATCGCTCTATGCTGCTACCGGCGACTAAAGTGTTACCCGCGCTCAACGTTTTACCGGCGATCAAGCTGCTGCCCGTTGCCAGTCTTTTCCTGTTACCACTTTCAGGGTTTGCTGCAACGTCTGAACCGGACAACGCAAGTATCAGCGCCATTGTGGATACCACCACGCAGGCCAGTAACCGTCCCCACGTGATTGAACTGGAGCAATCCATTCAGGCCGCGCTGCGCAAAGCGATCCAGGGGGATGCGCCGCAGCTTACCCGAGCGCAGTTGGATCAGGCGAAAGAAACGCCACAAATGGCGGATATTGACTGGCTCAACAACAGCGGTTATGACTTCGCCGTGAAAGCCAACCAGCAGGCAGGCATTGCGCTGCTGGAATCCTTCTCCCACCTTTCCACCGATGTATTACAGCAAAACATGGCTATCGTGACGCGCATTAATCGCGAAGCGACCACAGGACAGCGCGAACAGGCACTGGTGGATGCAGAAGGCCAGGGGTATCTCTACTATCTGGCTGATGCATTGGGTCCACGTTTGGGTAAGGTCTTCATTAACGCGTATAACCACGGTGAAATACGCAAGGCTGCCGTCTTACTCAAGCTATCCGCCGTCAGTACGTCCGCAGCTAAGCAACATTTCAACTACCCTCGCCCTTTCCTACAGCCGAATAACACCATTCATCTGGTGCCGGATACCGCCGTGATTGGCGATAACAAACCCTACACCGCTTCCGGCGGCGCATTTCCGAGCGGGCATACTAACACAGGCTACACCGACGCTCTGCTGTTAGCAGAAATGCTCCCCGAGCGCTTCGTCCCGCTGATCGATCGCGGCGCGCTCTACGGCTATTCACGCATCGTGCTGGGCGTGCATTATCCATTAGACGTGATCGGTTCGCGGATGCTTGCTGAACGCAACGTGGCGCACTACCTCAACGATCCACAGTACCGTCGGCTGTTTGAGCAAGCGAAAACGGAGTTACGCAGCGCGTTAGAGAAAGCCTGCGGCACGACGTTGAGCGCCTGCGCGAAGAGTGCGCCGCAGGACGACCCCTACGCCGCACCGGAAATGAAGACGTTTTACCGCTACACGATGACCTACGGTCTGCCGGCGCAACCCGGTACGGCGTCCCCGGTTAGCGTTCCCGAAGGTGCGGAAGTCCTGCTCGACCCCGTGCTTCCCCATCTCTCCGTAGCCCAACGTAGAAACCTGATGGTGAAAACCGCGCTGGCTGACGGTTACCCACTTTCCGGCGCGCCGGGCGATAAAGGTACACAGAATTTCTGGCAACGCCTCAACCTGCATGACGCCGTGCAGTTAGCACTGCGCCGCTAA
- a CDS encoding methyl-accepting chemotaxis protein has product MVLNLTDIVERVHSNADIIATASNQISSGNIDLSSRTEQQASSLEETAASMEQMTSSVKQNATHAAHASQLATTASQRAVDGGKMMGDVTNAMQQMVSSAEKITNIISVIDGIAFQTNILALNAAVEAARAGEQGRGFAVVAGEVRTLAQRSASAAKEIKELIGTSVEQANRGHHVVTDAGSTIQSVVEDIKRVASLVTEISTASNEQSLGIGQINTAISQMETVTQQNAALVNEAASAAGSLSERAGELSHAVAAFRI; this is encoded by the coding sequence ATGGTGCTGAACCTGACGGATATCGTTGAGCGTGTACACAGCAACGCCGACATTATTGCAACCGCATCCAACCAGATCAGTAGCGGTAATATCGATCTCTCCTCCCGAACCGAGCAGCAGGCCAGCTCACTGGAGGAAACCGCGGCGTCAATGGAACAGATGACATCCTCCGTGAAACAGAATGCCACTCATGCTGCCCACGCCAGCCAACTGGCAACGACCGCCTCGCAGCGCGCTGTTGATGGCGGCAAGATGATGGGCGATGTGACCAATGCCATGCAACAGATGGTGTCCTCCGCAGAGAAGATCACCAATATCATCAGCGTGATCGACGGTATTGCGTTCCAGACCAATATCCTCGCGCTGAATGCTGCCGTGGAGGCCGCTCGGGCGGGCGAGCAAGGGCGAGGCTTTGCCGTCGTCGCGGGCGAAGTTCGCACGCTGGCACAGCGCAGCGCCAGCGCGGCTAAAGAGATCAAAGAACTGATCGGGACGTCCGTCGAACAGGCAAACCGCGGGCACCATGTCGTTACCGACGCGGGCAGTACGATTCAAAGCGTGGTGGAAGACATCAAACGCGTGGCCTCGCTCGTGACCGAAATCTCCACCGCCAGTAATGAGCAAAGTCTGGGCATCGGGCAGATTAATACCGCGATTTCACAGATGGAAACGGTCACGCAGCAAAACGCCGCGCTGGTTAACGAAGCCGCCTCTGCCGCCGGTTCGCTATCCGAGCGGGCGGGTGAACTCAGTCATGCCGTTGCGGCGTTTCGTATCTAA
- a CDS encoding aspartate aminotransferase family protein, with protein sequence MSQRDITPEMTTTEALLARRQRVLGSGYRLFYEEPLHVVRGEGVWLVDQQGKRYLDVYNNVASVGHCHPAVVEAMARQSALLNTHTRYLHSAIVDFAEDLLSEFPAELDNVMLTCTGSEANDLALRIARHTTGGTGVLVTRWAYHGVTSALAELSPSLGDGVARGSHVKLIDAPDSYRQPGAFLTSIRDALAQMQQEGIRPAALLVDTIFSSDGVFCAPEGEMAQAAALIRQAGGLFIADEVQPGFGRTGESMWGFARHGVVPDLVSLGKPMGNGHPIAGLVGRSALFEAFGREVRYFNTFGGNPVSCQAAHAVLRVIREEQLQQNAQRVGHYLRQGLQQLAQDFPLIGDIRAYGLFIGVELVSDRESKAPASESALQVVNAMRQRGVLISATGPAANVLKIRPPLVFQEEHADVFLTTLSDVLTVTDTHTWKP encoded by the coding sequence ATGAGTCAGAGAGATATCACGCCTGAAATGACAACGACAGAAGCGTTGCTGGCACGTCGTCAGCGGGTATTGGGCAGCGGTTACCGCCTGTTTTATGAAGAACCGCTGCATGTTGTGCGCGGCGAGGGCGTGTGGTTGGTCGATCAGCAGGGGAAACGTTATCTGGATGTCTATAACAATGTGGCCTCGGTCGGGCATTGTCATCCGGCGGTGGTGGAGGCGATGGCGCGGCAAAGCGCTCTGCTCAACACCCACACGCGGTATTTGCACTCAGCCATTGTCGATTTTGCGGAAGATTTACTCAGCGAATTTCCCGCCGAACTGGACAACGTGATGTTGACCTGTACCGGCAGTGAGGCCAACGATCTGGCGTTGCGCATTGCCCGCCACACCACGGGGGGGACGGGCGTCCTGGTGACGCGCTGGGCGTACCACGGCGTGACCAGTGCGCTGGCGGAGCTGTCGCCGTCGCTGGGCGATGGTGTGGCGCGCGGTAGTCATGTGAAGCTGATTGACGCACCAGATTCCTATCGTCAGCCCGGCGCATTTCTTACCAGTATTCGTGACGCGCTGGCACAGATGCAGCAGGAAGGTATTCGTCCTGCCGCGCTGCTGGTGGATACCATTTTTTCCAGCGACGGCGTGTTCTGTGCGCCGGAAGGCGAAATGGCACAAGCGGCGGCGCTGATTCGTCAGGCGGGCGGATTGTTTATCGCGGATGAAGTGCAGCCGGGCTTTGGTCGCACCGGGGAATCAATGTGGGGCTTTGCGCGTCACGGTGTCGTCCCGGATTTGGTGAGTTTAGGGAAGCCGATGGGTAACGGGCATCCTATCGCCGGGCTGGTTGGACGTTCCGCATTATTTGAGGCATTTGGGCGAGAGGTTCGCTATTTCAATACGTTCGGCGGCAATCCGGTGTCCTGTCAGGCGGCGCACGCGGTACTGAGAGTGATTCGGGAAGAGCAGTTGCAGCAGAACGCCCAGCGCGTGGGTCATTATCTGCGACAAGGGTTACAGCAGCTGGCGCAGGATTTCCCGCTGATTGGCGATATTCGGGCTTACGGCCTGTTTATCGGCGTAGAACTGGTCAGTGATCGTGAAAGCAAAGCGCCGGCAAGTGAATCCGCATTGCAGGTGGTGAATGCCATGCGCCAGCGCGGTGTGCTGATCAGCGCGACGGGACCCGCGGCGAACGTGCTGAAAATTCGCCCACCGCTGGTGTTTCAGGAAGAACACGCCGATGTGTTTTTAACCACGTTGAGCGATGTGCTGACAGTCACCGACACCCACACGTGGAAGCCATAA